Genomic segment of Vulpes lagopus strain Blue_001 chromosome 7, ASM1834538v1, whole genome shotgun sequence:
CCCTCAGCTCCTAAACGAGCACGGTGCGGCCTCGCTGGAATGAAAATTACAACTAAGTGTCACGCAAGATGCTGGGCTCCAATCCAGTTCAAACGTATGAGACAATGTATATAAAGAAACAGGTCCAAGGTGGGGTCGCGGGGTGGGGTGgttctaaataaatgttacattttgTGGTTAATTGTTGCATTATGATAATGGATTTATTTGTATAGCATGTTTATATTGTATACGTAATATTTGTACTGTTTATCATCTCAGATGCTCCCCTCATTCCTGCAAggtcctttttaaaagaatttcccatttaaaagataaaactgaagtTTGGAATTCATGACTTGCCCGAGGTCCCTGGCACAAGTGTTAAAGCTCGAACTCCCTTCTATAGCCCTCTGGGTTTGTTCCTGTAGCAGTGCAGTCTGGCGCCAGCCCTGTGTCCTCAGCATCCTCACTGGATGTGTGGCATCCACTTTCAGAGACCTCTCAGAACTTCTGAGAGATGACCTGACAGAGCAGCAGATACTGAAAATGGTACTTAACAGCTGTTTGTACATATGCTTTTTGTTTTACAAGTTCGTTTTAAAGTATGAGCAGTGTTGCTGATGTCTTGATATGAACGAAGTGTCAATCTCTTTAGGTATAATGATGTATTTAAAAGTCCCTATCCTTCAGAGAAAGTCTGAAATATTAAGAGATTGATTCACATAATTATAAGGATGTGATTCACCATAAttcagatgaggaaaaggaaggaggtattaaaaaaaaaaaggaaggggggtaTTGAGTTATAGTTGAAGAGATTGGTCTTGAGTTGGTAACTGATAGATGAGGGTTCGTTTTCTATCCTATTTTTGTATGGTTGGGATTTTccataaaatcttattaaatggCATATGCAGAGTTTGCTGCCACATGGGACAAGGCTTATGATGTGTTAAGAAACTCCAAATACGAAGCATACAAAACTGATTAATATGCACTCCAGCTTTAAGGCTCACTGCAGTGTTACCCTCAGATGCCTGCCTGTTCTCCAAATTAAAGCTGAGCCCCCTGGACACCTCTTATAGACCCTACAGCTTCCTTCATGGCACATACCACAGCCATCATTTTACCTTCATTGGGTGATTTTATTAACATCCTATGCTCTGCTTCTGAAACGGAACGGCCTGAGAAGAGAAGAAGCATGCtcaaaattttaggaaaagatcCCTCTGTGCTAAGAACCTTAGGCTACCCTTTTGAGGACCTGCACAGCTATCACTGCATGTGTTCATGGGAAGGAACTTCCCATGTTATTTTATAAGGTCTTGTGCCATTTGAATTTTTTGTAATCCAGCTtccatcatttttatatttttaaagctgatAAAAAGCTGAAAGGGGAAGTGCCTTTGGGTCAGCTCTCATCCCCAGAGATGCCCTTCTCTGCTTTCAGAGTCTTAGACTTGCCCACTCCCAGTGTGGGATGGACAGAAGTGCTTGAGTCTTTCTCCTACCAGGTGAGATGTGTGCCCTGACCTCCTCTCAGGACCAGAAAAGCCAAGAGTGTAGGCCAACGCTACTCTTGTGGGCATATTACCACAGCTTGTTAGCCTGTCCCTCCCAGACAGAGGCACAATGGGGGTCCTGGGGCAATAGCATTCAGGGTAAAGGAGGCCTCTGCTGTCTACACCCCAAGAGGTTATTCCCACTTTCCAGCCCTTGGCCACTGAAGTGAAGATGATGAGCTGAAAAACCACATGCAATAAACAAGAAGGAGCAGCCAACAAAATCTCTTAAAATCTCagaaatgttcaataaacatttgcagagcgagaaaataaataacatcatggAGCCAGCAGCTCCCTTTTCCCCTCGTGTGATTCGGGTTCAGGGTGCCTGTGTCTCCAGACAAGTCATAGGTCTTGAAGGCAGGCTGGCCCCAGCTCTCCAAAGGCTGCCAGCAACTGTGCACTTCTCCCTCCCCACGCAGGTCCCCCACACCCTCCCTGGACAGCTTCTGCCCTTGGAGAGCCCTTCCGGCTTCATCACTTCATCCTGGCCCCCTTCCTAGACCAGCTGCCCAGAGTCTTGGTTCCTCTCCTCTGCTTACAGGAGCCGCTTCACCAGCCAGCCAACCAGCCAGAGCCCCCCACCAACCGTGCCATTGAAAGCCAACAGCTGGGAACTTGGGCTCATCCCCAGCTGGGTCTGGTGAGCTTGGCGGCCAACAGGAAAACCCAGGGCCTCCGGGGGCTCTGGGAGGAGGCGGCTCGATTCCAGCCCCGGCTGCCAGACGATGCCAGCCTGTCCACTCGACAGAAAAACACACGCTGGCCGCCTGCCCCggggtgtttccagaagagaaatTTAATCTAATTTACATACTTCTAGGTACATCGATAACCAAAATGTGGCCactgaaaaaagttaaaaggtCAATCAGCTCCCGGTCTCTAGCTGGCCCAggattgcaaaataaaaagatccACGTTCCTTATTCTCTACACAAAACGcgtttttaaaaaagtgaaaggtCTAGGGAGCTATACATAGAAAGCAACAGTGAaaagagggaggggggtgggggtgggggaggagagtcccatccccaccccctcctgggcCCCGGAGTCCCCCAAGGCTCTGGGGGGGCCTTGACATGGCAGGAGGCAGCTGTCAGCTCTGAGCTCTTCCAGGCTGGGAAGGCCCCTGGGAGGGGGCGGCCAACAAGGATTTCCGTGGCATCATGGGCTCAGTGGGGGGCTCCCGGGCCCCAGCAGGACCTCAGAGGGAGCGTGCCTTCCCCTGAGCAAGCACCGTGGCATGATGTGGTCGTTTGACTCAGGaactggggggctggggcagatCCCGGGTCTCACGAggtgcgtgcgtgcatgtgtgtgtgtgtgtgtttgcgtgtgtgtgtatatgtgtgtgtgcgcgtgagTGCGTGTGAGAGGATATTCACAGGGGCAGGAGGGAACCAGGACAGGGGTCTTTGGGGTCTTTGCAAATGGCCACGGATGGCAAACATAGCCCCGCCTGGCTGCTAGATTCGGGGGAGCGCTGGCCTTCCTCCCCTTCACCAGATCAGCTGCCACCGCAAGAGAcctggcctctgcccctgctggaCCAGGTGGGCACGGCTGAAGGAAGATGCGCTGTGTGTGGCCCAGAGCCCTCGGGCTGGGGGAAGGGCCGCTAGCTGGCTCCTGGCGCCCCGGCTGTAGTGTGCCCGGCCCCCAAGGGGTACCGGTTTGAGGTTTTGGCTTGCTCCTTTGGAAacggaaaagaaagaggaaggagagggtggAAGAGacggaggagaaagaggagacagaGGTGGCACGAGAGGGAATTTGGAATGCTTTTGTGTTAGGGTGCCTCTGCCGCCGCTGTCTGTGCCTGCGGGGCCCGGGGCTCCTCAGGCGGGGGGTCCGCTTTGGAGAAATTCATCTCCAGGATGTGCCGCTGTAAGTGCCGCACCCACTCCTCCTGGATAGAGAGGGGCCCCTGGAATTCCACCTCACAGAACCTgtgtggaaggaagagagagagagagagagagagaggagtggccACTGCCATGAGGAGAGGCAGATGTGTAGCCCTGCCCATGTCCCTGAGCACACCTGCTGCTACTCAGTGTGGAGAGAACATGCCTGAGATTTCAGGGAAGGGGACCCAGAAGCCAGATATTTCCTCATGGTCAGCTCCCTGTACCCATTCCAGGATCAGGGTAGGGTCCCCTAAAGACCCCCATCTCTATGTTCAGGGCAGTCAGCTGGCTCTGATGCTGGGAAAGTGCCACTGCCAAGTGACTAAAGCATGTGATCTGAGAGGGGAGAGAAAGCCCAGAGAAGCAGATCCTACCCCGCCAGGCTTTAGGACAGATGGACAGCAGCTGGGGAAAGGGGGTCAGGCACTAACTCactcccaccctgctcatgcacCCAACTCACCAACTCCCCGGGCTTGAGGTCCCAAGGGAGGCCTCACAGAACAGGGGCTCAGGACCTGAGCTCATGACTCCAGAGACCTGGGTTCTAATCTTACTTCTGACTTGACCTATGTGGCCTGAGGCAGGCCACCTTAAGTCTCAGACTCAGTTTCCTGGCCTCTGATGTATGCCCGGACTCTGGTAAAAATGGACtaagatctatttttttcttaatcaggCAAGTACTTGTTGAGTGCTTACCGTATGTCAGGCACAGTTCgagtgctttataaatattcaactttttaaatccTCACAGCTAATCTGTTACCAACCCCATTGGTATAGGTGGGAATATGGAAGCATGGGGTGGGAAGCCCTTGCTCAAGGTCACGAGGCTGATGAGTGTCAAAGCCAGCACTGGAACCCTCAGGGTCCCAGCTCACTGCCCTGAGGTGATGCTGTTGAGAAGCTCTTAGCCTGGGTCCAGCCACACTCGAAGGCAGTCCTTGAGGCTCTATCTCTTGACCCCCACGAACCCATGTCCTTTTCAGAGGCACTTGGTGACCCAGCCCTAAGTGGGTGGtctttctcccccacccacccagggggCTGCATACCTGCACTTGAGGGTGTAGATGTTGCCAACAAACTTGACCAGTGATGTCTGGGGGGGCCGGGGTACCAAGGAGGGGACCGGCCGGACCCGGGGCGGAGGCTGCCGCACCTCCTCCAGCTTCTGCTGTAGATCATTGGCCTCTTCGCCCCCCCGGACCGCAGAGGCATCTGGAGGGCGGGCTTGTCGGCGCTCAAATTCTGAGGCGTGGAAAGGTACAGAGAGGGACAGGAGATAAGCCGGAGGGCAAGATTTCTGGGGAGGTTCctgcccttttttatttttttttaggttcctgCCTTTAAAGCAAGATGGGACAGTTGGTGACTGGATGCTGCCTGGGCCTTGGGACAGGTTGGATTGTGGCCAGATGGGCAAACAGGTGAGAATGATCGGGGAAGTGACTAAGAGCAGATGCACAGTGGAGAATCCTGGTGGCAGGAGCCCCTTGCCCTTAAAACCCCCTCCACCAGCACTCACTGTTGATGTTCTGCCGCTGGTGCTCCTCGGCCTTCACAGTGCCCGGCGGGCTGGCTGCCAGAGGCCGCTCACCACTGTCTGCTGCCCGGCCAGCCTCAGGCCCTGGCTCACCCCCAGCACTACGGCCCACCACAGCCAGGCCCCCAGGTGCCAGCCCGAGGGGTGGCCGCTTGTCGCTGTCGCGGCCATGTCCGGCGCTGCGGAACTTCTTGGTGAAGGGGCGGCCGCCCTGGATGTAGCTGCGGTAGGCCCCAACCTTCTGAGGCCGGTGCTTGATCCACTCGCTCAGTGTCTCAATGGGTGAGCCGTTCACACACCACTCGGTCACGCCAAATTGCCGCAGGTGCGCCCGCGCGTGGCTGGCCAGGGCCTTGCGGTTTTCGAAGTAAAGGCCACACAGCTCACAGCAGGCCTCAGtggctgcaggcagagggggTGTTGCTGAGTCCCAGCCCAAAGGGAACAAAAGTACCCAGAAGGCCCTGCCCAGGTCAGGAGTCAGTCCCGCCTCCCACTGGGGCCTTGCCACGGGCCTCTGCTGGGGGTCAGTGTATCTGTGGCACTGCCAGGCCCTGCGGGCCCCAGCAGATgccctcccaggaccctgccaCCCACTGCTTACAGGAGTGGGAGGTCTTCTCGTGGAGGGTCTTTGCCTTGAAGGGCAGTTCGGTCTGGATGTAGGTCTTGGCCTTGACCTCTGCTGGGAGGAGGCGGTCCTCCTGCAGGGGCCGCTTGGCTGCCACTGAGCCCAGATAGCCAGTGGCTGTGGGCTTGGCACCAGTGATGGGCGCCAGGCTGAGCTCTCGAGGAACCTGGGCCGGCCCAGCTCCTGGTTTGCCTGGGCGGCCAGCCATTGGCACCAATGGCAGGGGGGCCTGCACAGGCCCAGGAGCAGCCGTGGGGGGCCCGTCCTCAGCCAAGGCAGGGGCCAGGTCTCCGGCTGGCGGCTCTTTCTTGATGAGGCACGGTTTGGACTTCTTCTTGAGGATCTCCCGCAGTGTGTCGATGGGCGAGCCGTTGACGGACCACTCGGTCACACCCATCTGCCGTAGGTGGGAACGCGCGTGGCTCGACAGGCCCTTGCGGTTCTCGAAGAATTCACCGCAGAACTCACAGCGGATGTCACGCACAGGCTCTGCCCGGGACGCTGCAGAGGGtccagggtggagggaggggaaggagaaggaggcagcTGCTGCGGCGGGAGGCTCGAAGCTCAAGGCTAACATTAAGTGCCTGGCTGTCCCGTCCATGCAGCCCCAGACCCAAATGACCCACTCCCTCATCCGCTTCCAGGGGCCCTTGTGTACATTCAGCCCTTCTGCTTGCTCTGTCACCTCAAATTCACCTCATCTGGCTTCAAGATGATTCCCTGTGACACCAAGAAGCAGTGAGGAGCAAGCGCCTCCATCCCGGGCTCAGGCACTGGCTTGGCTGTGACCCCCTATGTTACACTGGGCCAACCActtcccctctgagcctcagactCCTCCTCTACAAAATGCAGATGAAAACCTCCACCGGGTGGGAGCAGCTCCAAGCATGTGGCACACAGCTGATATGAAATGCACATGAGCACCGAAGCAGAGGCCTGGGCCATCCTCGCCTGCTCAGCACACGACTCAGCCAATTCGAGCAGAGAGAACACAGTGACAAGGACAGTAAGACTACTGACTAAAGTATACATATGGCTCCGTTTAAGCGGGCACCGTGCTAAGTGGTTTACACTACTTTGGAACTACACGGAGCTGGGACCATGCTTATCTTCCACCTCCAAGAAGAGgaaacctgcccaaggtcacatactGCTGGAGTGGAAGAGCTGAGCACTTAATTTGAACTTGTCTCCAAATGTCAAGCACGTAGCAACCAGGAATGTCAGAAAGAGGGTGCAGCCGCCCACTCCCAGTGCCTATACTCCAGCCCATGGGAGAATCACTAACTGACCCGTGTAATCCTTCTCCCTAGGAATCTGGTTGGTAGACACTACCAATCGACTGAAGATGGCCCAAGACGTAAAATCTTCTGGGCATCACTGAGTGGCACAATTCTGCCTCCCCAACATGGATGGAGACTCAAGGAGTAGCTCAGTTAGAGGCCTACATAGCAGGATTGCACAGCTAACCCCTTGTCCTCTGGTTCTGGGTAGCCTCTGTTCTATTTCTACCCTGGGTGCTCCGGGTACCCATCAAATGAGGGGGGGGGACCCCTCTATGTGTTCTCACTGCCCTGCCCCTGGGGTCACACTTACACAGGTTCAGGGGGGCCATGTCTTCCCgtggcgccacccagggaccctcagATGGGTGTGGCTCCCCATGAAGGGCCCCTGGTAGCATCTCCCGTTTGATCTCCACCCGCATTTGTTCAGGCTTCAGCTTCTTGGGCAGGGAAGGTGCGGCCAGGCCTGGGAACATCTTCCGGGccgtgggaggaggagaggcagttGGTGAGTGGCCCAGGGGGCTGCCTGGTGGCGGTGGCAACTTCTTGGCCAGGGGTGAGAGGTGAAGGTCTGCGGGGCTGCGGGCTTCCAGCGAGCTGCCAGGACCTCCGCTGCCCACCACCTTGGCCAGGGCTTTCGGGCTGGGCCCTGGTGGGTTAGGGGGGCCACCAGGCCGGGACTGGGTCCGTCTCTTGAGGATCTCCCGTAGTGTGTCAATGGGTGAGCCGTTGACATACCACTCAGTCACGCCCATCTGCCGCAGGTGCGAGCGCGCGTGACTTGATAGGCCCTTGCGGTTCTCGAAGAACTCACCGCAGAACTCGCAGCGGATGTCTCGAGCTGGTTCTGGGCCCGAGGCTGCAGCAGGAGAAAGGAGTAATTAGCATCATGGGGAATCATTAGCATCGTTGTCTGTGGGTCTCCTGGTCAGCTGGGCTGGGCAGCAGCATGCCCACAGGTTGGGATGGTGGTGGAGGGCAGGTGCAAGTGAGGGAACTGAAGGGCAGGGGGCAACTCAGCAGGAGCGAGGGGAGGCTCCAGAGAGCGCATGGGCCCTCAGTCCTGGCAGAGGATGGAACCAAGACTCCACAGCTCTGCGGGTCCTGGGTCCCAACAAGGACAGGGGCAAGAGGGCAGGAAGTAGCAGCCTAAGTGCCAAATGCCATCCAGACCAGGGGCAACCATGGACACTTTTCACACCAAAAGGCAGCACCCCACCCTTGGCCTTCATTCTCAGGGAAGGTCACAGTCATGGAGGTCAAAGGCCAAGAGAGAGGGCCTAGCAGCCAACTGCCAACAAGATCTCTGGGCAGAACCAGCCCACTGCCAAGGGCCCCTGTCTACTCCCTGCCCTGGCAGGAAAGGAGTAGGGAGGGGGCTACGACCCCCCCGGGAGGGGCGCCAGGGCCCGCAGGGAGGAGGGAGCGGCTGAAGCGAGAACCTACAGAGGTTGAGAGGAGACGGCTCCACATCAGAGGCCCAGAAAATgccggcggctgcggcggccgAGAGGTCCTGCTTCCCCCAGGGGCTGGCCGTACCCGCGGCCTTCAGCTTGGCCTTCTTGGCCggcggtgggggggggagcaAGGAGAGGGCCGCAGAGGTGGGAGGAGGCCGCCCCAGCTGGGCCAGGGTGCCGCGCCCGGGTGGGAGGCGGATCTGGACGCCGTCCCTCCTGATGAGCCCGTGGAGCACGTCTATGGGGGATCCCTTGGCGTCCGGGTCGCTGACGCCCAGGTGGCGCAGGTGGGCGCGGGCGTGGCTGGACAGGCCCTTGCGGGTCTCAAACCAGGCACCGCACAGCTGGCAGTCCAGCTCTCTGCCCCCGTCACTATCTAAAGCTGCGGAGACAAAACACAGGGGGGGGTTCACGGCCGCCACCTTGGCCGGCCCTGGGGGACTGAGGCAAGAAGACCTGATATGATTTAAGGCTTCCCAGGCCATTCAGGGTTCAAGATTTGTGCCGCAGATTTATTTTAAGAGGTTTTGGGAAACAGAAAGTCCTGTTCCCTGCCTAGCCCTCTGGCATCAAGGTGAGTGTGGAGAGCTTAAGGATGTGGGGTGGAGAGGTGGTGGCCAAATTCCAGTGGCACAATCTGATGCTCCCAGGGCCTCTTCCCTGGGACCCCAGCGGTGGGAGCTGTGTGGGTGCAAAGCAGGGGCCCCACCCAGCTGCCAAGCATCATATAGCCAAGGGCAGACCTGCCCAGGGCCTTGCTCCCAAAAACAGAGCAGACAATGGAAGCGGCTTCATGGGAACATGAGGTGCCAACTGGGATGCCCCATTGGGCAGGGGGCCAGACCTCGGGCTCATCCCAGACTAACATAAATGTGAGGGAAGGCCTGACTTCCGAAGGGATGCCATGCTAAACCTCCTCACTGTACCCGGGAGGGTGAGGGTGGTTCTTTCTAAACCCTTCTTTGCCATGCCCACAGGCAGCCCAGGAGGTCTGGCTCCACCCATGGGCACAGAAGTGCCTCTGCACAGACAGCCAGGAAGATGTGAAGACAGGGCCAACTACAAAACTTCCTGTCAGGTGGACCACCTCCCTGCCTGTAGGACCCAAGATGCCCTTCTGGGGAAGACAGGCCCACAGGACTTCTGGTTACCTTCATTCACTACCCCAACCCTCAGGCTCAGAGAAGGCCAAATGCCCCTAAGTGGTGAGGATGACCCTGGCAGGCTTAGCAGCCACAGCCAAGCCTCCAGAGGGAAGAATAGCAAAGTAGAGTCGGAGGCAGATGATAATATGCTGCAAGGCCAGCCCAACAGGAGACACAGTGCTCTGACCAATATTCTGACCCAGTGGACCCAGAACCTAGGAGCTGTAgcccccaccatccccaccctGGGCTCTGCAGCCCTCCCGGTGCCAGGACCTCCCTCAGCTCCCGGGACCCGCACTCACTGAGGTTCAGGGGCCCTTCATCCTCAGACTGAGGCCACTGTGCCTTTGGGGAGGCTGGCCGGGGGCTCAGGGACAGCTGGGGGCTCTTGTCCTCAGgattcttgggggtgggggagcccgcCAGGGCGAGTGGTGCCTTCTTGAGGAGTGGGGAGCTGGGTGGGTGGGCCAAGCCCTTGGTAGAGAAGCCAGGAGGTGACTTGATAGCCTTGTTGACAGCAGGGGCATCCAAGGGCTTGGCCAGGGCAAGCAAGCCAGGCCGGGGGGCACCGGCGACCACCTCCTTCGGTGAGTTGGACTTCTTAGACAGGCCTGGGGGCAGCCCAAGGGGTGTGTCAGGCAGGCCCTTCTGCTTCACAAGCTCGTAGAGGAGGTCAATGGGGGCACCGCTGCTCTCCGATTCGGCCACCCCCAGCTGACGCAGGTGGGAGCGTGCGTGGCTGGACAGGCCCTTGCGTGTCTCAAAGCAGGCACCGCAGACCTCGCAGGTGGTCAGACTCTGGGCTGGAGGGCGAGATGGAGGCCAAGAGAGCTGGCTGTGAGGTCCCTTAAGCCCtgccctcccactgcccctccccccaggatCCCACTTACCCAGGCTCCCTACAAGCCTCCCTGATCCTTAAAATGACCCAAATTAGGCAGGGATCAGCCTGTCCAgtttgcaaataaggaaactgagtctcagagagggaAGAGTTGTGCCAACGGCACACAGCAGGAGGCAGAGCCCTTCTGTGGCCCGGGCAGCAGAATGCCTTTCGGATATCCAACATACCAGGGTGTCCTGGCAACAGGTGTTCACACAAACACTGACCTGCCAGTCACAGTGCTTCCCAGAGCTGTCCTAGCCAGCCTCTGCAGCTCAACTCATGCCCCAAACACTGGGTTGGAGGCCCCAGCCAACAGTCCCTCTGGTGCCCTACACCCTGTCTTGTGCAGAGCCCTTATCACTGcctgtctcctcctctgcctccctgctctaAAACTTCAATAAGTCCAGCATAGTGCCTATCAACTACTTAATAATGATCTGAATATCAACATACAGACAAGACAATATCATACAAAAGATCACATAGCTAATGAGGGCCAAAATCAGCAAATAAATTGGGTCTGAGTGTGAGCTCCTAAAAACTGTGCTGTTTCCCTggatgcccctcccccacccggtGAGGGTATATCTCAAGGCCATGCATGCCCAGGGCAGCAAAAGCTGAACAGAAGACAGCCAGATGTCTCCTTGGGGCTTTGGGGTGAAGAGAAAGCTGTGGACCCCACACTAACCCCCAGGCCCAAGAGTTCCCTGTGAGTGTGACCAGCTGGGCCTGCACCCCCACCGTGCCACCTGGGTCACTCACCCTTGAGATCTGGCAGCTCCTGCTTGCTGCCATGAGGAACCTCTGCAGCCACTTTGCTGCTCAGCCGATTGGCCACCTGTTCCAAGGGcccagggacaggcaggctcTTCTTGGGGAGCGGGGGGGAGCCCAAGTCCATGGCCACCATTGTGTTTTCCTCAGAACCCAGGCCTGTGAGGTTAGGAAGACAGGCTCAGCCCAGGCTGGGTGGGAGCTGTCTACTCCCATAAGGACTGAGAGTaggggcatggagccttcttcctCATCCTTGGCATCTGCTCTCACTCTGGGAGGCAACTCACCATATGAGAACAGAGGCTCCATCCAAACCCCCAGCACCAGTGAGATGCAGGGATGTCACGGCTGCCCACTGACAGCCGGGCTGAGGAGCAGTTTCCACCCACCAGAACACACACTGGTTGGGGCAGGGACTCCGATCCTAGACCTGACAAAGTATCTCTCTAGGCAGAACTTGTGCAGGGGAGCATGTCAGTCTTGGGAGCAGGTAGGTGGCAATCAGAAGGGAGATCCAGTAA
This window contains:
- the WIZ gene encoding protein Wiz isoform X2; amino-acid sequence: MDGPLAGGLAAPDRPRGPERLPGPAPREDIEGGAEAAEGEGGIFRSTHYLPVTKEGPRDILDGRGGISDGQPHPGLSEALPRATSATHRISSCCWDGGSLDFQPGSPPPHLLGHFPGPPDGQGSWEHPLVQEAREGIPSERRFEDSVIVRTVKPHIELEGSRRFLHHQGEAKLLEKAPRGHPRFDWLQDTDEPAPPQDAGLHLDLPPQPLPLTSFRTVLVPVEDTTKTLDVTVVDTREHLADLEELAQPSEWGLPRSASEVATQTWTVNSEASVERLQPLPSPIRTGPYLCELLEEVAKGVASPDEDEDEEPAVFPCIECSIYFKQKEHLLEHMSQHRRAPGQEPPADLAPLACGECGWAFADPSALEQHRQLHQASREKIIEEIQKLKQVPGDEGREARLQCPKCVFGTNSSKAFVQHAKLHVRELPGQPAREPFGGGSGAGSPGPDATTLTYRPYRTSSGLSGCVFCGFPAPSESLLREHMRLAHAHPHWEEDTEAFEEDPASQPGTSQDAYARFPDAAEDYFGKAEALLAPTWQENPAGYDPSLAFGPGCQQLGVRDFPLSKPLLHGSDPRPPGRPAFPSPLASAPYSLQPSRNKSMVHLQGLPAQLGDRRHPWSEEEEEDIPLVSEMDFSPENGVFPPLAAPGLIPQLALDLKRTFRKALRAAEASRAQQQQLRGMVPLVLLAKLGPQVMAAATRMPPRLQPEELGLGGAHPLDFLLLDAPLGGPLGLDVLLDGDPAVALKHEERKCPYCPDRFHNGIGLANHVRGHLNRVGVSYNVRHFISAEEVKAIERRFSFQKKKKKVANFDPGTFSLMRCDFCGAGFDTRAGLSSHARAHLRDFGITNWELTVSPINILQELLATSAAERPPSPLGCEPGGSPSGFLTSRRPRLPLAVPFPPTWAEDPGPAYGDAQSLTTCEVCGACFETRKGLSSHARSHLRQLGVAESESSGAPIDLLYELVKQKGLPDTPLGLPPGLSKKSNSPKEVVAGAPRPGLLALAKPLDAPAVNKAIKSPPGFSTKGLAHPPSSPLLKKAPLALAGSPTPKNPEDKSPQLSLSPRPASPKAQWPQSEDEGPLNLTLDSDGGRELDCQLCGAWFETRKGLSSHARAHLRHLGVSDPDAKGSPIDVLHGLIRRDGVQIRLPPGRGTLAQLGRPPPTSAALSLLPPPPPAKKAKLKAAGTASPWGKQDLSAAAAAGIFWASDVEPSPLNLSSGPEPARDIRCEFCGEFFENRKGLSSHARSHLRQMGVTEWYVNGSPIDTLREILKRRTQSRPGGPPNPPGPSPKALAKVVGSGGPGSSLEARSPADLHLSPLAKKLPPPPGSPLGHSPTASPPPTARKMFPGLAAPSLPKKLKPEQMRVEIKREMLPGALHGEPHPSEGPWVAPREDMAPLNLSSRAEPVRDIRCEFCGEFFENRKGLSSHARSHLRQMGVTEWSVNGSPIDTLREILKKKSKPCLIKKEPPAGDLAPALAEDGPPTAAPGPVQAPLPLVPMAGRPGKPGAGPAQVPRELSLAPITGAKPTATGYLGSVAAKRPLQEDRLLPAEVKAKTYIQTELPFKAKTLHEKTSHSSTEACCELCGLYFENRKALASHARAHLRQFGVTEWCVNGSPIETLSEWIKHRPQKVGAYRSYIQGGRPFTKKFRSAGHGRDSDKRPPLGLAPGGLAVVGRSAGGEPGPEAGRAADSGERPLAASPPGTVKAEEHQRQNINKFERRQARPPDASAVRGGEEANDLQQKLEEVRQPPPRVRPVPSLVPRPPQTSLVKFVGNIYTLKCRFCEVEFQGPLSIQEEWVRHLQRHILEMNFSKADPPPEEPRAPQAQTAAAEAP